ATATCAGCTCAGATATGACATTCTGTGAAGTCTTTTCTGAACTCCTGGGGAAGAATTCATAAGTTCCCTTTTAAAATCTGATCCATACCTTACACATATTCATGCCAACTGCTGCTCTCATAGCACTGCATAGtgttatatttacatttatatccctctcactctttctgttaAATACTTCTCTAAACCTCTGTTCACATCTTCTCCCCAGAGAAGTCATACCCAAGATATTTAACATCCAGATCAGTAGGCAAACTGACAAATCACAAAAAACACTGGCCTCATACAACAAGTACAAGTCTACTAGATGGATATGAACCCTTCCTAAACCTCACTACACTGTCTTAGTGATGGTCACCATCAACACTGCCTCACTTCTCACATCATCACTTCCTACAGGCCTTCCTATCTCTAGTTTCACACCCTAAAATCCCCTCTTCTCATAACAATTCCTCTAAAATTGAGCTTCATCTCAGAAAATTCTGTCACAAATCAAAGGAACAAAATTCTTCCAGTACTTCTTTTTAATATCTCCTATTTTAGCACAGTATTTTTATGTCAATTTTAATTATTGAAGCCTCTATTTACACAATAGCTTTGAGAACAATGGATGGGTCTTAGTGTAGTCAAATAacctaacatttatttttttgaatttttataccTGACACTTATTATGTAACTGAAATATACCTGGcattttcttttgagtttttaacatatttgaaagagacagagaaagaaagggagaatcaagacagagaaagaggtatcttccatctgctgagtcactcctcaaatgtctacaattgAGGCTGggtcaagtggaagccaggatATGGGAACTTtaatcaggtctcccatatgggtggcaggaacccaaatatctAGACCATCATATACTTCCTCTAAGtcacatttagcaggaagcttgaccaGAAGCAGATCCAGGACTGGGAGTAGCTCAACGatttgggatgcagacatcccaagtggcagcttaacccactgcactccAACACCTACCCCACAACTGACATTTTTACTTAAAAACGTTTATGGagagaaaacaagaagaaaaaaaatcattttttcatgaTGGCCTAAATATCATCaggtttttgtttcttctcttttcttccatcCCTTAAAATAGCTACAGTCtcagaaatgcatttttcttcaCAATAGTCAACATACTGATGGACAATCTAGGGTAACAATAACAACAGTAACAGCATTTGGACTGTTTTGTATACCACAGTTTagtagtaaaagaaaagaaagggcttTCTTTAAACAAGTGAGACCATCAAAATCACATACAAAGCAACTTCAAACAATTTATGGAATGCAGATTataaaaaaatgcaaacattcaaaatgattttcacaatttttacaggaactttttgaagaaccataTATACACTAAATACATCAGTGTAGGTGTATCTCTCAAGAATAATTTAGTTTgattacaatcttttttttttttttttgaaaaaaggacaGAGGGAGTGATAGAAAGATATAGGTATGCAGAGAGATGTACCACAcacgggttcacttcccaaatgccacaacagcaaggatgagctaggctgaagccatgagtcctgaacaccatctgggtctcccatgtgggtggtagagactgAAGAACTTGGCTCatcaactgctacctcccaggtacaAGAGCATAAAGCTGTtttggaagcatggagtagccaggactggaatcaggaactctgACAaaggatgtaggtatcccaagtggcagcttaacccactgtgccacaacactcacccccagcatttcatctttaaattgtttttccaGATTGTTCCATATAGTCTTGggaatttttttgaaagttatgTAGAAGTATGCaaagtttaaaaattcataatcCCTATTCCCAGTTTCCATAAACTGTTCTTATTAAACTAATTAAGACAAACAAAAGAACATTTGTTCATCACTCAGATTGAAGTTGCAAAATAACAATATCCTAGGATAAGAAATATATAcacagctggtgttgtggcgcaacAGTTTTGgctgccacatgcaatgctggcatttcataccAGAATGGTAGTtccagtcatggctgctctgcttccaatacagctcccagACAATgtaactgggaaggcagtggaagatgtcttaAGTACTTGCACCCTTGAAACCTACActggagacctgagtggagttcctagCTACTGGCCTCAGTTTGGGCCAGccttggcccttgcagccatttggagagtgatcaaCATATTGaagcattctctttctctctctctcacttagtATTAGAGTtggtcttatgtgtataaagttcattgaaaatgaatctttttttttttttttttttttttttttttttttaaacattaagcCTCTgtcaaaaatgtatttcttattttaggaTACAGGATTGAAGACAAGATGATACTTACAAGTAAAGAAAATTTACAAGAAAAAGCTTGACAAAAGTTTTTCAATTAAAGTATTATAACATTCAAACAACTTAAAACATAACAAAAGAAACAAGATTGCAAACAAAAATGTTTATGGATTTtccaaacataaataaatgaaatagtgtTTAGGCAGTAGGGCTCATGCTGATGGCTAGTAGGAAGTAACAGAGTGTAATCTACTTGGAAAAAAACCTTTAATGTACAAATAACAAGCCCAAATTATGGACTGCAGCAATTTAATCATCACTGCCATTTCTCTTACTTCCAAAATAAAGCCTTGATTAAACCATTCATACCCTATATTACTCACACCTTTACTTCAGAGATTGAGGAATTATATAcaacaaatgaatttattttcaccATAGGGATAACATATTGTACCTCTCTGCCAATGTTACTTGAAAACCTTCCATGTCAAAACAATTTGACAGCAGatataaacaattaaataaatacgCAATGATCTTTCATTACAGTCCTTTGAAGACGCATGTTAATTCATGCTGTTAACCTTAGGATCACAGTGCATAGAATCCAAATATAAACAGTTGGGGTGCCTTTCAAAGTAATGTTGGATCCCTCACTTTATTTATAATCCCACTATAACCACTAAGTTCATTTCATAGGCCCTATCATGCATTAATCATCGAGTGGCAGAAGCTAATGAAAACTTTTCCTATTACAACGTCCATTGCCGGCAATGAACGTCTTCAAACCACCAGGGAAGTCATTGTTATTGCACAATACATGAGGACCTGGAACTATtccaaaagcttaaaaaaataaaaataaaaaatggaattatatttgACATTTCCTGACACCTGCATTGATACTGTATGACTAATAAAAGCATGTCAGTTGCCTGGACTGAACCAGCGATCAACATGCGCCCAGAATGCACACGAGTAAAAATGCAGTAAAAGGAAGTAGTCTTCATTGCCTATAGGTCACTTCCAGTCAAAGGTTAAAGTTCAAAGACTGAATGATCAAAGTGCTCATTTTCTCAGTAGGACTATCTTCTGCTAGGAGGATGATAACAGTGGCATCATCAACAAGTATCATCATGATACcaccattttgttttctttggattctTGTTACATGTTCGCacataaaaagaattatctgGTGGTCGTCTCTTTTCTTTGCAGCTGGAAAGCATACTAATAATGCTAAGACAAACTGACTGGACTGAGAGCGCTGGGGACCAGTCTTCTGTTAGAATGGATAAACAGATATGACCATTGCTATAAACATGAGGATGAACAGGAATATTTTCACCAGTAAACATGACCTGAGGAGAGTCAAAAGGATATCGACTACTAAATTTAAATAGAAGTTGAAATTTTTCCCCTTCATATAAGGTACCTGGTGCACCCTCCATGTCTACAATCCACTGTGTAATTGAATTTTGAACGCTCTTTTCATTTAAAGTCATCCCTGGAGGCGGGTCATTTTGCAAAGCCAACAGTTCTTTCTGTAGTCGTTTCTGCATTGACGCCATGATGGAACCATCCCccctgaaaatgaatcttaatggagaatgggaccgggaatgggagagggaggaggaggtattGTGGAAGCAGTGGTGGGAGgataggtatggtgggaagaatcactatattcctaaagttgtacttaggaaatttgtactcattaaataacaggtttctttgtcaaaaattaataaataaaaatttaaaaaagatcagttctgggaaaaaaaaaccatttcATAGTTAGGCATTTTTGGCTACATTTCATATGAAGCAAgaaagcagctttttttttttttttttcatggagttGTGCTCTTCCCATGCCAAAAATATCAGCTAAGTATGATTTCATTCCAAAACTTCATGATAGCCCCAGGAAGCACAGCCGGGTGCTCAGCAACTGACACTTTTGCTTAAACAGCTACAAATGGATTTGCTGGTTATCTGACCACAGTACATTCTGCCTTCACCTCTTCTCCAAGGTGGGCCCCCTCCATCCCTCAAAGCTCAGCTTACAATATCTTTAAAATGCCAACCTCTTACTGTAAAACTGTCTCTTCATGCATCCACACATTTAGATTCTGCACTGAATACTTGTAattttctgatttgcatttcgATCTCATGATTGTCTGTCTCCTTCACTCTTGTAAGAGTCATAAGAGAAAACATCTGGTCTGTCTTTTCATGTTTGCATCTTCTACATGTAGTGTCTGCCCTGGAGCAAAtgattattccttttttattcctaaaagtgtacgtgtgtatgtatgcatgcatgtgtttgtgtgtgtgtgtgtgtgtatacatatatatatatatatatatatatagccaaaTTAATGTCTACATACCACTCTAGGTTCTAGCCATCCCAGAATTTTGAGTCAAAATTCCTCCAATTATGTATAAGTTTGGAAGACTGCTTGCActtactaatctttttttttatcttttatttaatgaatataaatttccaaagtacgactcatgggttacaatggcttccccccccataccgtccctcccacccacaaccctcccctttcccactccctctccccttccattcacatcaagattcattttcaattatcttaatatacagaagatcagcttagtataccttaagtaaggatttcaacagtgtgctccctcacagaaacataaagtgaaaaataatagatgatttttttttaaatgatgatgaaatcagatcagacctattgtcatgtttaatcccagtgagagtcaagttgggaattgataatttcttttttttttttttttacagaagatcagtttagtgtacattaagtaaagatttcaatcgtttgcacccccatagaaacacaaagtgaaatatactgtttgagtactcgttatagcattaagcctcagtgtacagcacattaaggacagagatcctacatgaggagtaatgcACTTACTAATCTTTACTTTCCTCACATTAAATATATCCTTCTAAGAATCActgatgactttttaaattagaaaatgaagataAACCCAAGCCTTACAAAAGCAAGTACTAAGTAGTAATAACAATATCATACATAAGTAGTAATAACAATATCATACATACAATGCTCTATGAATTGAGGCCAGGTAATTTTATCTACCAATGTGTTCAGTTGAAATACAACTGAGAGAGGCAGTGAAAAGAACTACACTATGCAAAATAAATTGTTCCTGAAGTCTTCTTTGAATGACTTTCTTTGCTCATTAAAATATTCTTCTGATCATCTTTGACAGGTTTCTCTGGaactatatttaaaatgtactaAATATGAGTAGAAAGAGAATTGTTATTTTAAttcaaaagtaaaagaaatgttTTTTCAATATGAGTCTATTATTGAAAATATGTTCACTTTGCCCAGGGGATAATTTGcaaaacagatcttttaaatttggaaaacaaatgaGTATATTATTGCATACAAGCATAGCTGTGAGAAACGCAACTCtgctagagtttttttttttatgttgttatTTTTCCTAAGCACTTTAATTagctagaaagaaaaaatatttaagttccAGTATGCTTCACCTATCCCATTAATTCCAGTGTGGATTTTAAGTCCCTTTAAACATCACTGATTTTTAATTACCATGCAAATGTATGAACTAAGCTTCTTAGAGCTCAACGTTAGAAGCACGTGTAGAAGAGCtgataaaggattttttttttcattttctgttagtaacagaaataatttatgaattCCTACTCTGTGACTGGAACCCACTATGATTATTTCCAATATACTAAAAATGTTAATTCCCAAACAGCTTTGCAAGATATGCACTAGCATATTCAGTTATAGGTAAGAAAACATGTTTAGTTTCAATCTATGGATTAACCAACAGGTTTCACAAATCAACTTTTGCCAGATTAAGTCCCttcttgggatacttgcatcccatatcagcttggttcaattcctgccttttctgcttccaatccaccttcgtAATGAggctcctggggggcagcaggaaatcactcaagtacttggtccctgtcatccatgttggACATCTGTACGGCATTTTGAGACACTGGCCTCAGACTGgtgcagccttggctattgcaggttttacagagtaaaccagcagatgaaagacccctctctgttctctgcctttaaaataaaatgaaatttttataaaaataacagcatgaaataagcaaaacaaaagaacaaacagTATTTAACACTAGAAATATGTGTGAGGAAGTGAGAGGGATGATTAACCTGGCATGCAAAAGTCAGCCAGATTCCACAGCAACTTCTCTGCCTATCTTTGCATAAAGGCTTGTCAAGAGTCAGCTGCtacaaaaaaacaagaatggatTTTCAAGTCTGCTTCCCTCATAAGCTCCTGAGTTTGATTTTCATATTTACTAGTTCAGTGATCATGCATgaacttctattttatttctcacCCTCATTTTCCTCATCGGTAAAATAATACCTATTAATAAATCTGAGTAAAGAAAggcttaaataaattaaatattttattattatttattcatctgaactACTGCCACTATATACATATTGGCATCAACATTTGAtctaatatttactgagtattGCGTATAAACACTCAAACCTCTGCTCAGGGCTTTATACAAATTATTTCATACAATGTTGGTAACTGCCCCATGAAGTAGGTTTTACGgagtttggaaaacagtttgggtATCTCCCAAGGATCCATGTGGTAAGGACATGATACCCAGAGTCTTAATTAATGAATCAAGAATAGAACATAATCCAATTATGTTTGAAAGTGTGGCCTTGGaaagtgattggattggattagTTTGCTAGAGCCGAGGAGCCGTATGATCCAGCCATTTTTGCTTACTAAAAAGACTATATCATGGGTAGACGATGAGTGTCCTCCTCTGTCCGCTTCCTAGCTTGCCATGCAAACCCCTCCTCCCACCAATCCACTATCCATTACCATCATAAGTTAGGCTAAACAGACTATCCAGTCTTAGACTGTGACCCTTCAAaactgagccaaaataaacctcctttgTTCCTTAGTAGCTCCTTTCCTGTATTTGTTACAGTGATGAAAAATTCACTAACACAATGGCTACTATTGTATCACCCTTGCTTTACAGAGGAGGGAATGATATCTATTGGCCTTGCTCTCAGCACTGATAAGTTATTtcttgaattccaggctcttctCAACTACTCGCCAAACCATGGCTTCAGAAAAGGACCTGGTAACTGCAGACATTCATCACTATAAACCATACtatagaaaagagaaacaaacgTTAAGATAGGCAGTGAAATGTCTCCCAAAAGACATGATAGAGATCATTCTTTGAGAATTCTTCAGACTTCAAGAATAACACTTTCTGATACATCACACTTTTCTAATAAAGGCGCTATAGTGTCTGCAAAGTAAGTGAAGATCTGTTTCCTGTCTTTGAGGAAGTTTTCAATACAAAGGACTATATTCTTCCAAGTGTCACTGTCCAGCACATTTCATAAAATGTTCATACTGAGAAAcagcaaattaatttttttccaaaattcttttGCTTGATCCATGTTCAAACAATTAAACAACATACAGGGGATTGATACGAATAACCCAGATGAcacaaaaaagaatggaaatgaaGCTCTGCCCAAGGGACTGAGAAGCACTGGCTCCCTCAGCCATTATGTCTCCATTCTTTCTCCATTCTTCAGACAGTCTCTCCTTCTACTTCTAGCAACAACCAATCCTTGACATACAAGAATTAGTAAATATCTCATTTCTTTCATGTCTGTAAAGCAGTATCAATTTTTCAGGTAGGCTCCTATACCCTTCTCTGTTCTCTGATCCAATTGTAACGGTGTGGGGCATTCCTATGATATGAATGCATGAATTAACTGGAAAGAAAGTCACATAACAGaagatattatatacatatatatacattatatatatacccAATATTCACTGGGTATTTGGGACTCAAACCTTTGACAAATAAATCTGTGATGGAGGAGAATTTAGGGGAATATAAATAATATCAGGTGAATGTGACTACAATTATGTATCTTTGGGAGGAATAAAAGCTCCCTTCATATATCTTTCTTGGGGTTGTATTAGGGATACTGAGAAAACTTCTGAGAGAATAATGATAGTTACATCTGTCTAAACTGAATACTTCATCTGATGGGCTTTACTGGCCCCTTAATACTGGAGTTAATTCAAattacagcctttttttttttttgagaataaatTTTTTCACATCAAAGGGTAATGCCATTATAAAAAGAATATGAGTTATGTTTAAAGGGTAAATGTCCACCTTGGCTTATAAGTATGGTAGAAAAATActgcttctattttcttttttgctgctgttgttattatttatttgtatttattttaaaggcagaaaaaccacagacagagatcttccatctatcagTTCACTTTCTGATgtcccacaatagccaaggcagggcctggctttggcctggtcagaaGTATGGATgtaattacttaagccatcacctgatgcctccagagggtgcattagcaggaagctggagttagaagcaaaagtgagactcaaacccagatacttcaATATTGGATGTACGTAttccaggtagtggcttaacagTTGTGCCAAATGCTACCATTGATAATCACTGTTTTTACTACTGATTTTGTTTAAAGTCAGCTGAGGAGATATATAGTTTTATATACACTCTTTATGACTGATACACATCCAGATACCCAGTATAAAGTGCCACAGTAATTACAGTGTACCACTGCCTGCATCATTCTTTATTTTGAGGATACCTTTAAGTTATTACAGTAATTCACAGAACTGTGCCTCCAATGCCACAAAATGTAAAAGGCCAAATCAAACAAACACATATACCTAAATTCTGGTGAACAGAAAGGAAATGtgactaaaaaattaaaatgaaaatttctgatTTGGTTTTGAGAGGACACTGAGACATTTGATGAAAAAACTAGCCAATCTTTTTCCACTATATAAGAGAAACATATCATTTTCTTAGTAttttacacaaaataaaacatattaacaGAATGATTCTCTTTGAAAGTAGACAAAGCAATAATTTATAAGAATTTCTGAGGTAGACAATAGTCAGTGataaaagaaagaattataaGCAAAATAAAGGCCCAGTTTTGATCCATCTGTAAAGCGTGGGCTTCTTAAAAACCTCTACAGTTGTGGACATTGTCAGTCTCTGTTGTTACAATTTAGCTgaaaaactgatcttctgtatataaagagaatcgaaaatgaatttttttaacttatttaatgaatataaatttccaaagtacgatttatggattacaatggcttccccaccataccgtccctcccacccacaaccctcccctttcccactccctctccccttccattcacatcaagattcattttcgattatcttaatatacagaagatcagcttagtatacattaagtaaggatttcaacagtttgctcccacacagaaacataaagtgaaaaataatagatgattttttttaaatgatgatgaaatcagatcagacctattgtcatgtttaatcccagtgagagtcaagttgggagttgataatttcttttttttttttttttacagaggatcaatttagtatgcattaagtaaagatttcaacagtttgcacccccatagaaacacaaagtgaaatatattgtttgagtactcgttatagcattacatctcaatgcacagcacattaaggacagagatcctacatgaggagtaagtgcacagtgactcctgttgttgactttaccaattgacactcctgtctatggcatcagtaatctccctatgctccagtcatgagtttccaaggctatggaagccctctgagttctccgattcttatcttgtttagacaaggtcatagtcaaagtggaggttctctcctcccttcagagaaaggtacctccttctttgaagacctgttctttccactgggatctcactcacagagatcttttgccagagtgtcttggctttccatgcctgaaatactctcatgggcttttcagccagatccgaa
Above is a genomic segment from Oryctolagus cuniculus chromosome 6, mOryCun1.1, whole genome shotgun sequence containing:
- the LOC138850207 gene encoding ubiquitin-conjugating enzyme E2 W is translated as MASMQKRLQKELLALQNDPPPGMTLNEKSVQNSITQWIVDMEGAPGTLYEGEKFQLLFKFSSRYPFDSPQVMFTGENIPVHPHVYSNGHICLSILTEDWSPALSVQSVCLSIISMLSSCKEKRRPPDNSFYVRTCNKNPKKTKWWYHDDTC